A genomic region of Phragmites australis chromosome 2, lpPhrAust1.1, whole genome shotgun sequence contains the following coding sequences:
- the LOC133906532 gene encoding receptor like protein 29-like, protein MVPASTALLLSLLLLPMAAAAAMDAAERETLFRVMEAVSADRDWRSESPDPCSAPWPGLECKPAGTGAGGGNAAASALMHVTRLDFGVEPNPTCKDAAAFPPEVFSLPHLQSLFFVDCFTNPAAATTLTLPAPANLSSSGLQQLSIRANPSLSGTMPPELASLRSLQVLTISQNGLVRGEIPQGIGELTSLVRLDLSYNSLTGPVPSQIGELKSLVGLDLSYNSLSGVIPSPIGGLRQLQKLDLSSNNLTGGIPDTVANLTSLTFLALSNNGLTGHFPPGISGLRNLQYLIMDNNPMDVPLPSELGSLARLQELRLASSGYSGPIPEAFGRLVSLTTLSLQDNNLTGQIPAALSRLGRMYHLNLSNNGLGGAVPFDGAFLRRLGRNLDLSGNSGLCLEDRSILRGVGVGVGSCRVAGGGDGDSSLLRSSATWRGVMKRGGGSRFGLLGPACVVVSCLFALNEYAPY, encoded by the coding sequence ATGGTGCCAGCCTCCACTGCCCTGCTCCTCTCCCTGCTCCTGCTccccatggcggcggcggcggccatggacgCAGCCGAGAGGGAGACTCTGTTCCGCGTCATGGAGGCCGTCTCCGCCGACCGGGATTGGCGATCCGAGAGCCCTGATCCTTGCAGCGCGCCGTGGCCGGGGCTCGAGTGCAAGCCGGCCGGCACCGGCGCGGGTGGCGGCAATGCAGCCGCCTCGGCGCTGATGCACGTCACGCGGCTGGACTTCGGCGTGGAGCCCAACCCGACGTGCAAAGACGCGGCCGCCTTCCCTCCCGAGGTGTTCTCCCTGCCCCACCTCCAGTCCCTCTTCTTCGTCGACTGCTTCACGAACCCGGCCGCCGCCACGACGCTCACCTTGCCGGCGCCCGCCAACCTCTCGTCGTCCGGCCTGCAGCAGCTCAGCATCAGGGCAAACCCGTCGTTGTCCGGCACGATGCCGCCGGAGCTGGCCAGCCTCCGGTCTCTCCAGGTGCTCACCATCTCCCAGAACGGCCTGGTCCGTGGCGAGATCCCGCAGGGCATCGGCGAGCTCACGTCGCTGGTGCGCCTCGACCTCAGCTACAACTCGCTCACCGGGCCGGTTCCGAGCCAGATTGGCGAGCTGAAGAGCTTGGTCGGTCTGGACCTGAGCTACAACTCGCTGTCCGGCGTCATCCCAAGCCCGATCGGCGGGCTGCGGCAACTGCAGAAGCTGGACCTCAGCTCGAATAATCTCACCGGCGGCATCCCTGACACTGTCGCCAACCTGACCTCGCTCACCTTCTTGGCGCTCAGCAACAACGGCCTGACCGGCCATTTCCCTCCTGGTATTTCCGGGCTGCGAAACCTCCAGTACCTGATCATGGACAACAACCCAATGGACGTCCCGCTGCCGTCCGAGCTCGGCAGCCTCGCCCGTCTCCAAGAACTCCGGCTGGCCAGCTCCGGCTATTCGGGCCCGATACCGGAGGCGTTCGGTCGGCTGGTGAGCCTGACGACGCTGTCGCTGCAGGACAACAACCTGACGGGGCAGATCCCGGCGGCGCTGAGCAGGCTGGGCAGGATGTACCACCTGAACCTGAGCAACAACGGGCTGGGCGGGGCCGTGCCGTTCGACGGCGCGTTCCTGCGCCGGCTCGGCCGGAACCTTGACCTGAGCGGCAACTCGGGACTGTGCCTGGAGGACCGGAGCATCCTGCGTGGCGTAGGCGTCGGCGTTGGCTCATGCCGCGTcgctggcggcggcgatggcgataGTTCGTTGTTGCGCAGCTCGGCTACGTGGAGAGGAGTGATGAAGAGGGGTGGCGGTTCCCGGTTCGGGCTGCTCGGCCCTGCGTGCGTGGTGGTGTCCTGCCTTTTTGCCTTGAACGAGTACGCACCGTATTGA